accttgaaatttttacacgacctcacatgcatattttacacactgtatgtaaaatttcgtataaaagtgttttatattgcatgatttatgatttttacatgataaaaattgaataaatagaggtattttggtCAAAAATAGCTAGACTTCGATTCTGTCCATAAAGTTTTAGTATGGTGTCACATGCTAcatttacacattgtatgtaaattttgagataaaatggttttattttgcatgatttatgatttttagatgtaaaaatcacataaatagtgactattttaacaaaaatagctaaaatgaattttatggcatgaaaagtTTTCTCAATGttatatatatgatatgaacatcagatctaaagttgcatatTAAATTTCGTATGATTTGAATgattattaatttttatgggatatagATTgttaaatagcaactttaatagtaATTAGGATTAATTGATAAAAATACTCTGAACTATGGGGTTGCCACTTAAAATACTCTGAACTCTTATTTAATTACAAATATACCCAACAATAACCCACCTTCACTTTTACTAAAATAGATTAACTGGTGACCTGATTAGCAGGTCACCTTTATCCTTAAAACGTAATTTCCCCCCTTTTCTTGTCATTTTCACAAACTCTTCATCTCCTTTCATCTCCTTTCTTCTCTTTTCCACCATTGACGCCTCACCTTGTTCCAATACCATTTTCGATTTCGATTTTCCTCATTGATGAATCGCACTGTCCTTGCGTCTGTGATTTTATTTTTCTTCTAATAATTAATGGCGAAAACTGTTGTTGATCCATCAACGGCTAAGGTAAGTCTCCATTTCTTCTTTTATGGTCATTTTATTTGAATAATCTCAAttattgtgttgttgttgtttaatgTTTCAATGTGGCAATTAAATTTCGATTTTTCATTTTCCCCTTTTTTATTAGGGTTTGTTCTTTATAATCTTGAGTTGTAATTGCAATTAATTGATTATATACTGATGTTGGATATAGGATAATGCTTTTGCTGctgtgactttgaaaatttggcATGGGGGCAGTTTTAAGATGGAAGAAAAGTCGTTGGTTTATCTGGGTAGAATTTTTAGGACAGCGTCTGTTGATCCTGATGAGATGGGTTGGTTTACTTTGGTTGAGGAAGCTGAAAAATGTGGGTTTAGGAGGGATGTAGATGGTATATTCTTTCTAAATTCAAATGAGGGTTTAAAGAGAGTATTGGATGATAGGGGTGCACAGTTAATGTGTAATTTGGCTGAGCTCCAAAGAGTTGTGGATTGCTATATTATACCTGAGAAAGATATTAGTCAATTAATGCATTGGATAGAGGTTATTGATAGTTGTGTTGTTGTTAATAAGGCCACTAAATTAATACCTAGGAGAAAGGTGAATGAGGAAAGGGCATCTCTTACCACTGAGAAAGTTGTTGCTTTTGAAAAGGAGGGACCACCTGTGTCATCTTCCTCATTTATAACTCAGAAAAAGACAACCTTATCTGCTCATAAAACCAGATCTCATTGTTCTGAAAAAAATCCCAACAAAACAGTTCTAAAATCTCCCCAAAAGTGCTCAAGACCAGCTGTTGAAAAATCCCAGTCAAAACCATTGTCACCTCTTGAAAAATCCCACTCAAAAACAAGATCCAGTGTTGGAAAATCCCCAAAAAATAGTACTCAAACCTCACCCAGATTTGTTTCCAATCAAAAAATTGTTGAAAAAACACATGAGAAAACAGCTCCAAATCCTGAAGAAATCTCTGAGATTCAGCAAACAGTGAGTGATTATCCTGAACCATATTTTGATGTCAATGACATTAGAATAGCAGACCTGTTTAATGAATATGAGGAAAATGCTGATAAGGCAGCTTTGAATGGTGATGAGGAGTGTACTGAGGGTGAAGAAGATGATCCAGGTTATGAGCCTGAAGAAGATGTAGGAGAaagtgatgatgaggatgaggagagtgaagaagatgatgttcaACTTGAAGATGATTTAAATGACATTGACTATAATGATGATGAATTGCATGAAGCAAGAGTTAAACTGTTAGCTTGGAATGCAAATGCCCTAAAAATTGCAAACCAAGTACAACTTGAAGTCGCATCTTGTAAGTCGACCGGACAAGAAACTTTGACTTCACCTACTTGTTCAAAAAAGCCGATGTACACCGAGTGATTATGATGAAAGTGGAGATGAGGAAGACACTCCTGGGGAGAGTGATGAAGAGAGTGTCCCTGGAAAAAGGAAGTCTTCTAGTGTCCCTGTAGTGAATGAGAGAACAGACTACTTGAAACTAAAATGGCGTGTGGGAATTAGATTTCCTACCACTGACTtgttcaaggaagctgtgattaGGTATGCAGTAGCTCAGGGGAGGGATCTTACTTTTGATATAAGTGATAAAGCCAGGGGAAAAAAACTTAGGGTTAGATGTAAAAAAGGGTGTCCTTTCAAACTATATGGTAGTTGGGACAATAAATCAgcagcttttcttgtgaagacagtTGATCCTCAACACACTTGTCAAAGGACAATGGAGAGTAACAGACAACTTAAATCAACATGGTTAGCAAAACAGTTCCTTGATGTTTTTAAAGCTAAACCCCATTGGCCAGCCAAAGACATCATAGATACTGTTAGGAGAGCATATAAGGTTATAATTAAGAAAGATCTTGCTTACAAAGTTAAGTACTATGCTCATAAAATGCTCCATGGGTCAATGAAAGAACATTACAGCAAGTTAGGGAGTTATGTAGCTGCTCTTGAACAAGGAAACCCAACCAGTGTCTTCACTTTGTATACCAACCCAAATATAACCTCAAATCCTGCAGTGTTTCAAAGGTTATTTGTATGTTTTGATGCCCTCAAGCAAGGGTGGCTGCTTGGTTGTAGGAAACTACTATGTGTTGATTCTTGTTTTTTGAAGACTTTTTTGGGAGGTCAGTTAATGGCTGTTATTGGAAGAGATGGAAATGAACAAATGTTTCCAGTAGCTTGGGCAGTTGTTGAGGGTGAGAATAATGAGAGCTATGAGTGGTTTTTCCAGCAATTGAAAAGTAGCTTGGGAGAAGTAGATGGAGATGGGTGGACCTTCATTTCAGATGAACATCAGGTTTGTCTTAATCTATTTTTTAGCTAGTATTATTTGTTGCCTTGGTCtattttattgttgttgatgCCAAGTTTGTTTAAATATCAGAGTATTGTGACAATGATTGCTAAAGAATTCCCTAAAGCAGAACATAGGCATTGTGCTAGGCATATATTTGCCAATTGGCACAAGACCTATAAGGGTGATGAAATGAAGCTTCTTTTCTGGAACTGTGCAAAGGCATACAATGAGGCTGATTTTAATGATGGTTTAGATGCTATTAGGGAGGTTGACCATAAGGCTGCTGAAGCTTTCATAGCTTGTAGGCCACATCTCTTTTGTAGGGCATTCATTCAAACTCACACAAAAAATGATGTTATAGTTAACAACATGGCTGAAACATTTAATGCTTACATCATTGAGGCTAGATCCAAACATATAATTTACATGCTTGAGGAGATTAGGACAGCCTTAATGCAAAGGTTACTGGAAAAAAAACAAGAGATGGAGTCCAGTACCCATGTTGTTTGTCCAAATGTGCAAGCATTATTAGAAGTAGAGAAGGACAAAGCTGCAGAATGTAGAGTGGCAGTTTCTACCCCTACAGTATTCCAAGTGGCCCATGGTATAGATGTCTTGACTGTGGATTTGGAGGCAAGGAGTTGTACATGTAGAAAATGGGATTTGACGGGTATACCTTGCTTTCATGCTGTGGCTGCAATCTTTGATATATCTGCTCTTGCAGAGGATTATGTCCATGAGATGTAtaaaagagaggcatatttgagAAGTTACAACATGTCCATAAGTCCTTGTCCAGGCCAGAGACATTGGCCAAAGGTAGAGTTGCCACTGAATCCTCCCCCCATAAAAATAGGACCTGGTAGGCctaggaagaaaagaagaagggcaCCACATGAAGACCCTAAA
The Silene latifolia isolate original U9 population chromosome 11, ASM4854445v1, whole genome shotgun sequence genome window above contains:
- the LOC141615099 gene encoding uncharacterized protein LOC141615099, translating into MIAKEFPKAEHRHCARHIFANWHKTYKGDEMKLLFWNCAKAYNEADFNDGLDAIREVDHKAAEAFIACRPHLFCRAFIQTHTKNDVIVNNMAETFNAYIIEARSKHIIYMLEEIRTALMQRLLEKKQEMESSTHVVCPNVQALLEVEKDKAAECRVAVSTPTVFQVAHGIDVLTVDLEARSCTCRKWDLTGIPCFHAVAAIFDISALAEDYVHEMYKREAYLRSYNMSISPCPGQRHWPKVELPLNPPPIKIGPGRPRKKRRRAPHEDPKKPGKLTKHGIEMSCSVCKSKSHNKRKCPDKDKELAPAPKRPMGRPRKSAAAEANEALQIASEVHHTATAQPTRLGRGGRVIRTARGVAARGRGRGGVRVGGGRGGRGGRAPQGFGVLIDESGNAYTNVVGSSSGPRSILLGESTQQSVNQ